One genomic window of Corticium candelabrum chromosome 9, ooCorCand1.1, whole genome shotgun sequence includes the following:
- the LOC134184586 gene encoding jerky protein homolog-like, whose translation MSSDKDITKKTKRAHKTLTIEQKVAILDELGSASYSVLCERYGIGRSTISDIKRKESELRQYERKLTEMGTSRLAKTMKLSTYEELERAVFMWFRQTREKGIPVSGPLLQAKALQLHEKLKESSQEEDFGNFVASSGWLWRFCKRHCIRQLALQGEKLSADKPAADQFVLRFQAFVKDSDYSTEQIFNCDESGLYHKLLPQKTLAGHFERSADGRKTQKDRVTISACSNASGSIKLPLVLIGKSKNPRCFKNVNRDHLPVSYYNQSNAWVNTGIFSDWFHHKFVPVVQETLREKGLDDKAVLLLDNCSAHPNEEDLISADGKVIAKFLPPNVTSLIQPMDQGVLVSIKRRYRKKMLQDLILQNDRGVSIIDFVCGINMMEISDKVSASWDEITPRTIRLSWRKILPIYPDEGSQEPAGITESGESFEEPSSNLTPLFSALGYEMTSTEIEEWLMVDNLDPGYTHLDDDEIVTEVLAHGRDEETAADEDEMQSSDHDASTNQSGISHGSAFQMLSDCLTWFREQTEATQYSLSVLRSLRDLAAKKRLSTLEQTRVTDYFEK comes from the coding sequence ATGTCGTCAGACAAAGATataacaaagaagacaaaacggGCTCACAAGACTCtaacaatagagcagaagGTAGCAATACTGGATGAACTGGGAAGTGCCTCCTattctgtgctgtgtgaacgATATGGAATCGGTCGAAGCACCATTAGCGATATCAAGAGGAAAGAGTCTGAACTGAGGCAATACGAAAGGAAGCTAACCGAAATGGGAACGAGTCGACTTGCCAAAACAATGAAGCTTTCTACTTACGAGGAGCTGGAGAGGGCTGTTTTCATGTGGTTTCGGCAGACGCGCGAGAAAGGCATTCCTGTATCAGGCCCACTACTACAAGCAAAGGCCTTGCAGCTTCACGAGAAATTAAAGGAGTCTTCTCAAGAAGAGGATTTCGGCAACTTTGTTGCCTCGTCTGGTTGGCTTTGGAGATTTTGTAAGCGTCATTGCATTAGACAGCTGGCCTTACAAGGAGAAAAGCTGTCTGCCGATAAACCAGCTGCTGATCAGTTTGTGTTACGTTTCCAAGCTTTTGTCAAGGATAGTGATTACAGCACTGAACAAATATTCAACTGTGACGAGTCAGGTTTGTACCATAAGCTGCTGCCTCAGAAAACGCTTGCTGGTCACTTTGAGAGGTCTGCTGATGGGCGCAAGACTCAAAAGGACCGTGTTACCATCAGTGCCTGCTCAAACGCGTCTGGTAGCATAAAACTACCCTTGGTCTTGATAGGTAAATCCAAGAATCCTCGTTGTTTCAAAAACGTCAATCGTGATCACTTGCCAGTGAGTTACTACAACCAGTCTAATGCTTGGGTGAACACAGGAATATTTTCTGACTGGTTCCATCATAAGTTTGTTCCTGTAGTGCAGGAAACGTTAAGGGAAAAGGGTTTGGATGATAAAGCTGTCCTTCTGCTTGACAACTGTTCTGCTCATCCGAATGAAGAAGACCTGATATCAGCAGATGGCAAAGTGATCGCAAAGTTCCTTCCACCGAATGTCACTTCGTTAATTCAACCCATGGATCAAGGTGTGCTAGTATCCATTAAACGCCGATACAGGAAAAAGATGCTTCAAGATCTTATTCTTCAAAATGATAGAGGTGTGTCAATCATTGACTTTGTTTGTGGAATCAACatgatggaaatttctgaTAAAGTTTCCGCTAGTTGGGATGAAATTACACCTAGAACAATTCGATTGTCTTGGAGAAAGATTCTACCCATTTATCCTGACGAAGGCAGTCAGGAACCTGCTGGCATCACAGAATCAGGAGAGTCATTTGAAGAGCCTTCTTCTAATTTGACCCCTCTCTTCTCTGCTTTGGGTTATGAAATGacttcaacagaaattgagGAGTGGTTAATGGTAGACAATTTGGATCCTGGTTACACTCATTTGGATGATGATGAAATTGTCACTGAAGTCTTGGCTCACGGTCGTGATGAAGAGACTgctgcagatgaagatgaaatgCAAAGTTCTGATCATGATGCAAGCACAAACCAGTCTGGCATCTCTCATGGCAGTGCATTTCAAATGCTCTCTGATTGTTTGACATGGTTTCGGGAACAGACAGAAGCAACTCAATACAGCTTGAGTGTTCTTCGGAGCCTACGTGACCTTGCAGCTAAAAAGAGACTAAGCACTCTTGAACAGACGCGGGTGACGGACTACTTTGAGAAATGA